A genomic window from Cucumis melo cultivar AY chromosome 8, USDA_Cmelo_AY_1.0, whole genome shotgun sequence includes:
- the LOC103485976 gene encoding protein SINE1 isoform X1, giving the protein MKAISETQRSFMSKNLSPMLRREFANLDKDADSRRSAMKALRTYVKELDSKAIPVFLAQVSENKETGALNGECTISLYEVLARVHGVNIVPQIDRIMTSIIKTLASSAGSFPLQQACSKVVPAIARYGIDPTTPDDKKKHVIYSLCNPLSESLLGSQESLTAGAALCLKALVDSDNWRFASDEMVNKVCQNVAGALEEKSTQTNSHMGLVMSLAKRNPRIVEPYARLLLQAGLRILKCGVVEKNSQKRLSAIQMINFLMRCLDPWSIFSELQSIIEEMENCQSDQMPYVKGAAFETLQTAKKILADKGSKMDKSPSSVTGSNFIDHRRRSPWRNGGSRTPSSESPESQTLDSFFDYGSLVGSPFSSRQASRNSAFDRRSVNRKLWSYENGGVDISLKDGLSLFSEVTRGTDVSDTMSLHSGSHKFGHNGEEYADDFSGFFQMSPPRRRLSRSTTTSPLRSRSYIKVEDMIFKTPRKLVHSLQDLNETNSDYASGSSRRRHRSLSSGNLEWSPPRAFLNRNGSADERKLSKEDEDGLDIDNGEQSQGSSESISSTDGVPTHVDVQAMPVAVTCQSKIKPQYYGMEMAYKKTALKLVCGFSFLLFTIFTSLLWIDDHDQGSYLVPT; this is encoded by the exons ATGAAAGCAATCTCTGAAACTCAAAg ATCTTTTATGAGCAAAAATTTGAGTCCAATGCTTCGGCGGGAGTTTGCTAATCTTGATAAAGATGCTGATAGTCGCAGATCTGCGATGAAGGCATTGAGAACTTATGTGAAGGAATTAGACTCCAAGGCTATCCCTGTTTTTCTTGCTCAAGTTTctgaaaacaaagaaactgGTGCTTTAAATGGGGAATGTACAATTTCTCTTTATGAAGTTCTAGCTCGTGTTCACGGTGTCAATATTGTGCCGCAGATTGATCGGATTATGACTTCCATTATCAAGACTTTGGCTTCAAGTGCTGGCTCTTTCCCTCTTCAACAAGCTTGCTCTAAAGTTGTTCCGGCGATTGCGAGATACGGGATCGATCCCACCACTCCTGATGATAAGAAGAAGCATGTGATTTATTCTCTTTGTAATCCGCTGTCGGAATCTTTGTTGGGTTCTCAAGAGAGTCTCACTGCTGGTGCTGCCCTCTGCTTGAAGGCTCTGGTGGACTCGGATAACTGGCGGTTTGCTTCCGATGAGATGGTTAATAAGGTTTGCCAGAATGTTGCTGGAGCTTTGGAGGAGAAATCTACCCAAACGAATTCACACATGGGGCTTGTTATGTCACTAGCTAAGCGGAATCCTCGGATTGTTGAACCGTATGCTAGATTGTTGCTACAGGCAGGGCTGCGAATATTGAAGTGTGGGGTTGTGGAGAAAAATTCTCAGAAAAGACTGTCTGCCATTCAAATGATTAACTTCTTGATGAGATGTCTTGATCCTTGGAGTATATTTTCGGAGCTTCAGTCGATAATTGAGGAGATGGAGAATTGTCAGTCTGATCAAATGCCTTATGTCAAAGGTGCAGCTTTTGAAACTTTGCAAACGGCTAAGAAAATATTGGCTGATAAAGGGTCGAAAATGGACAAATCTCCAAGCTCGGTGACGGGATCAAACTTCATTGATCATAGGAGAAGAAGTCCATGGAGGAATGGTGGAAGCCGAACTCCCTCATCAGAATCTCCAGAATCCCAGACCCTTGATTCCTTCTTCGATTACGGCTCGCTTGTAGGATCACCTTTTTCATCAAGACAAGCTTCACGTAACTCAGCATTTGACCGTAGGAGTGTGAATCGTAAACTTTGGAGTTATGAGAATGGTGGGGTTGATATATCACTCAAGGATGGCTTGTCTTTGTTCTCGGAAGTTACTCGTGGAACCGATGTTTCCGACACCATGTCTTTGCACTCTGGAAGTCACAAATTTGGCCATAATGGTGAAGAATATGCAGATGATTTTTCAGGGTTTTTTCAAATGAGTCCTCCTAGACGCAGACTTTCAAGAAGCACTACAACCAGCCCCCTT CGGTCTCGTAGTTACATTAAAGTTGAAGATATGATCTTCAAAACGCCTCGAAAGCTCGTCCATTCCCTTCAGGATCTAAACGAGACGAACTCCGACTATGCTAGCGGAAGTAGCCGACGTAGGCATAGGAGTTTGTCATCAGGGAATTTGGAGTGGAGTCCTCCAAGAGCATTTCTAAATCGTAATGGTTCTGCTGATGAACGGAAACTCAGCAAAGAGGATGAAGACGGATTAGACATCGATAACGGTGAGCAATCACAAGGTAGTTCCGAATCGATCTCTTCAACCGATGGTGTCCCTACCCATGTTGATGTCCAAGCTATGCCTGTGGCAGTGACTTGTCAAAGTAAAATCAAACCTCAATATTATGGCATGGAGATGGCATATAAGAAGACTGCTTTGAAATTGGTATGTGGCTTTTCATTTTTGCTTTTTACAATATTCACTTCATTGCTATGGATTGATGATCATGACCAAGGTTCCTATCTTGTACCAACATAA
- the LOC103485977 gene encoding protein NDH-DEPENDENT CYCLIC ELECTRON FLOW 5, whose product MSIASKLLHPPPTIPYTPPRPFLSHSLHRPTATRLGRAFPLPGVASVPYQPINVDYLEDEFNGQGHGVTFEGIGDECLAKLRLENGGSAILMFPSGLITSYKSPMWHGGSVELLHSSVSEDKNGDVVVQGGVSVALDCGSHRLENVSWDLHNVKGNPRESIQVELISRGLEGKVELKYTVTLGEDVLTSELTVCNNKQTSLELKGYILSHLTLSTPEATFAIGLEGSNFHSIPPFSSNHAIIPPDCSSGLTQRLQGIVSGWGKSSQRESGEEIEGEEMDNYKQLVDKISRIYTSAPRNFTIIDRGRRNSVVIGRDGFDEVYMFSPGSNHVYYGEYSYVCIGQSAILKPILLEPQQLWTGSQYLYNPNL is encoded by the exons ATGAGCATAGCTTCAAAGCTTCTCCATCCTCCCCCAACTATTCCCTACACGCCCCCCCGCCCATTTCTCTCTCATTCCCTTCATCGACCCACCGCAACCCGCCTCGGAAGAGCATTCCCACTTCCCGGAGTGGCCTCCGTCCCGTATCAACCGATCAATGTCGATTATTTGGAAGATGAATTCAACGGCCAAGGACATGGAGTAACATTCGAAGGAATCGGCGATGAATGCCTTGCGAAATTGCGGTTAGAAAACGGTGGTTCTGCGATTCTTATGTTCCCCAGTGGATTAATTACCTCCTACAAATCTCCGATGTGGCATGGAGGATCGGTAGAGCTGCTTCATTCTTCGGTATCCGAGGATAAAAATGGGGATGTTGTTGTTCAAGGAGGCGTGTCCGTAGCCCTAGACTGTGGGAGTCATCGATTGGAGAATGTTTCTTGGGATCTTCATAATGTTAAAGGAAATCCTCGGGAATCGATTCAG GTTGAGCTGATAAGCAGAGGTTTAGAAGGCAAGGTAGAGTTGAAATACACAGTAACTCTTGGAGAAGATGTGTTAACATCAGAACTAACAGTGTGCAACAATAAACAAACATCTCTTGAATTGAAGGGCTATATTTTGAGTCATTTGACTTTGAGTACTCCTGAGGCAACTTTTGCTATTGGATTGGAAGGTTCAAACTTCCATAGCATTCCACCATTTTCATCAAATCATGCCATTATTCCTCCAGATTGTAGCTCTGGGTTGACTCAAAGACTCCAAGGGATTGTTTCTGGTTGGGGAAAAAGCAGTCAAAGAGAGAGTGGAGAGGAGATTGAGGGTGAAGAGATGGACAACTACAAGCAATTGGTGGACAAAATTAGTAGAATCTACACTAGTGCTCCCAGGAACTTCACAATCATAGACAGG GGAAGGAGAAACTCTGTGGTGATAGGGAGAGATGGATTTGATGAAGTGTACATGTTTAGTCCAGGATCAAATCATGTGTACTATGGAGAATATTCATATGTATGCATTGGCCAATCAGCCATCCTCAAACCAATACTCTTGGAACCTCAACAACTATGGACAGGATCTCAATATTTGTATAATCCAAATCTCTAG
- the LOC103485976 gene encoding protein SINE1 isoform X2 — translation MTSIIKTLASSAGSFPLQQACSKVVPAIARYGIDPTTPDDKKKHVIYSLCNPLSESLLGSQESLTAGAALCLKALVDSDNWRFASDEMVNKVCQNVAGALEEKSTQTNSHMGLVMSLAKRNPRIVEPYARLLLQAGLRILKCGVVEKNSQKRLSAIQMINFLMRCLDPWSIFSELQSIIEEMENCQSDQMPYVKGAAFETLQTAKKILADKGSKMDKSPSSVTGSNFIDHRRRSPWRNGGSRTPSSESPESQTLDSFFDYGSLVGSPFSSRQASRNSAFDRRSVNRKLWSYENGGVDISLKDGLSLFSEVTRGTDVSDTMSLHSGSHKFGHNGEEYADDFSGFFQMSPPRRRLSRSTTTSPLRSRSYIKVEDMIFKTPRKLVHSLQDLNETNSDYASGSSRRRHRSLSSGNLEWSPPRAFLNRNGSADERKLSKEDEDGLDIDNGEQSQGSSESISSTDGVPTHVDVQAMPVAVTCQSKIKPQYYGMEMAYKKTALKLVCGFSFLLFTIFTSLLWIDDHDQGSYLVPT, via the exons ATGACTTCCATTATCAAGACTTTGGCTTCAAGTGCTGGCTCTTTCCCTCTTCAACAAGCTTGCTCTAAAGTTGTTCCGGCGATTGCGAGATACGGGATCGATCCCACCACTCCTGATGATAAGAAGAAGCATGTGATTTATTCTCTTTGTAATCCGCTGTCGGAATCTTTGTTGGGTTCTCAAGAGAGTCTCACTGCTGGTGCTGCCCTCTGCTTGAAGGCTCTGGTGGACTCGGATAACTGGCGGTTTGCTTCCGATGAGATGGTTAATAAGGTTTGCCAGAATGTTGCTGGAGCTTTGGAGGAGAAATCTACCCAAACGAATTCACACATGGGGCTTGTTATGTCACTAGCTAAGCGGAATCCTCGGATTGTTGAACCGTATGCTAGATTGTTGCTACAGGCAGGGCTGCGAATATTGAAGTGTGGGGTTGTGGAGAAAAATTCTCAGAAAAGACTGTCTGCCATTCAAATGATTAACTTCTTGATGAGATGTCTTGATCCTTGGAGTATATTTTCGGAGCTTCAGTCGATAATTGAGGAGATGGAGAATTGTCAGTCTGATCAAATGCCTTATGTCAAAGGTGCAGCTTTTGAAACTTTGCAAACGGCTAAGAAAATATTGGCTGATAAAGGGTCGAAAATGGACAAATCTCCAAGCTCGGTGACGGGATCAAACTTCATTGATCATAGGAGAAGAAGTCCATGGAGGAATGGTGGAAGCCGAACTCCCTCATCAGAATCTCCAGAATCCCAGACCCTTGATTCCTTCTTCGATTACGGCTCGCTTGTAGGATCACCTTTTTCATCAAGACAAGCTTCACGTAACTCAGCATTTGACCGTAGGAGTGTGAATCGTAAACTTTGGAGTTATGAGAATGGTGGGGTTGATATATCACTCAAGGATGGCTTGTCTTTGTTCTCGGAAGTTACTCGTGGAACCGATGTTTCCGACACCATGTCTTTGCACTCTGGAAGTCACAAATTTGGCCATAATGGTGAAGAATATGCAGATGATTTTTCAGGGTTTTTTCAAATGAGTCCTCCTAGACGCAGACTTTCAAGAAGCACTACAACCAGCCCCCTT CGGTCTCGTAGTTACATTAAAGTTGAAGATATGATCTTCAAAACGCCTCGAAAGCTCGTCCATTCCCTTCAGGATCTAAACGAGACGAACTCCGACTATGCTAGCGGAAGTAGCCGACGTAGGCATAGGAGTTTGTCATCAGGGAATTTGGAGTGGAGTCCTCCAAGAGCATTTCTAAATCGTAATGGTTCTGCTGATGAACGGAAACTCAGCAAAGAGGATGAAGACGGATTAGACATCGATAACGGTGAGCAATCACAAGGTAGTTCCGAATCGATCTCTTCAACCGATGGTGTCCCTACCCATGTTGATGTCCAAGCTATGCCTGTGGCAGTGACTTGTCAAAGTAAAATCAAACCTCAATATTATGGCATGGAGATGGCATATAAGAAGACTGCTTTGAAATTGGTATGTGGCTTTTCATTTTTGCTTTTTACAATATTCACTTCATTGCTATGGATTGATGATCATGACCAAGGTTCCTATCTTGTACCAACATAA